One window of Streptomyces sp. NBC_00273 genomic DNA carries:
- a CDS encoding SDR family NAD(P)-dependent oxidoreductase: MTGAGFSDPAERARSTKVALVTGGTSGIGLAVVTSLARSGVRVFLCARSAENVSATVKELREQGLEVDGQAADVRSAESVESLVRAAVERYGPITVLVNNAGRSGGGRTSQISDELWYDVIDTNLNSVFLVTREVLANGGLENCGDGRIISIASTGGKQGVPFGAPYSAAKGGVISFTKALAKELAGVGITVNAVCPGYVETPMAVRVRESYARTRDISTEEVLTEFHAKIPLGRYSTPEEVAGLVDYLVTDTAASITAQALNVCGGLGIF; the protein is encoded by the coding sequence ATGACAGGTGCAGGATTTTCCGACCCAGCGGAGCGGGCCCGGTCCACGAAGGTCGCCCTCGTGACCGGGGGGACCAGCGGAATCGGCCTCGCGGTGGTGACCAGCCTGGCCCGCAGCGGAGTCCGGGTGTTCCTGTGCGCACGCAGCGCCGAGAACGTCTCGGCCACCGTCAAGGAGCTCCGCGAACAGGGCCTGGAGGTCGACGGCCAGGCGGCGGACGTACGGTCCGCGGAGTCGGTCGAGTCCCTCGTGCGGGCTGCCGTCGAACGCTACGGGCCCATCACGGTGCTCGTGAACAACGCGGGCCGCAGCGGCGGTGGCCGCACCTCGCAGATCAGCGACGAACTCTGGTACGACGTGATCGACACCAACCTGAACAGCGTCTTCCTCGTCACCCGCGAGGTACTCGCCAACGGCGGCCTGGAGAACTGCGGCGACGGACGCATCATCAGCATCGCATCCACCGGCGGCAAGCAGGGAGTTCCCTTCGGAGCCCCCTACTCGGCGGCCAAGGGCGGAGTCATCAGCTTCACCAAGGCTCTCGCCAAAGAGCTGGCCGGCGTCGGCATCACCGTCAACGCGGTCTGCCCCGGGTACGTGGAGACACCGATGGCAGTCCGCGTCCGGGAGTCCTACGCGCGCACTCGCGACATCTCCACAGAAGAAGTCCTCACCGAATTCCACGCCAAGATTCCGCTGGGCCGCTACTCCACACCCGAAGAGGTGGCCGGCCTCGTGGACTACCTCGTCACGGACACCGCCGCCTCCATCACCGCGCAGGCACTCAACGTCTGCGGCGGACTCGGCATCTTCTGA
- a CDS encoding DHA2 family efflux MFS transporter permease subunit codes for MNRAGLLPRRKTAGRQPDQDPLDPALVRLALVLMLGSFAAGLDTTIVNVAIDSLRSDFHAAVGTIQWVSTAYLLALTMIVPLTAWAVDRFGARRMWLTSLTVFLAGSMLCGMAWSTGSLIGFRVLQGLGGGMLLPLVRTILARAAGKERMGRAMVFVAVPGSLTPVLGPVLGGLVINSLDWRWAFYINAPLCLLALALSWRMLPRDHEHTATVRLDGLGLILLPLGLGSLVFGISEIGNNGGDLSGTALIGLAAAAVLLVCYTFHALQTKITPILDLRLFKVRSFTASSMMLFLFGGSFYGALFLLPLYYQQARGASVLHAGLLLAPLGCGMALAMSKVGKLIDRTGAERTITLTGMVLAAGGIVPFALVGPHTSALLLGAATFVTGLGLGTVTLSAFTSTYRGLSPAQIAPATSASRILQQVGGTLGTVFLAVLLQQAVGTAATPDSAFAHTFTWALALTSLAVVPALLLPKGKPQPAT; via the coding sequence ATGAACCGTGCCGGACTCCTCCCTCGCAGGAAAACCGCTGGCCGACAGCCCGACCAGGACCCCCTGGACCCGGCCCTGGTCCGCCTCGCGCTGGTCCTGATGCTGGGCAGCTTCGCCGCTGGCCTGGACACCACGATCGTGAACGTCGCGATCGACTCACTGCGCTCCGACTTCCACGCCGCAGTCGGCACCATTCAGTGGGTCAGTACGGCGTACCTCCTGGCACTGACCATGATCGTGCCGCTCACCGCCTGGGCGGTGGACCGTTTCGGTGCCCGCAGGATGTGGCTGACCTCGCTGACGGTCTTCCTTGCTGGCTCGATGCTGTGCGGGATGGCCTGGTCGACCGGCAGCCTGATCGGTTTCCGGGTCCTGCAGGGCTTGGGCGGTGGCATGCTCCTGCCGCTGGTCCGCACGATCCTCGCCCGCGCCGCCGGCAAGGAACGCATGGGCCGGGCGATGGTCTTCGTAGCGGTCCCCGGCAGCCTCACCCCCGTTCTGGGTCCCGTGCTCGGCGGCCTGGTCATCAACTCGCTCGACTGGCGCTGGGCCTTCTACATCAACGCCCCCCTGTGCCTCCTCGCGCTGGCCCTGTCCTGGCGCATGCTGCCCCGGGACCACGAGCACACCGCCACCGTCCGTCTGGACGGGCTGGGTCTGATCCTGCTGCCGCTCGGGCTGGGCAGCCTGGTGTTCGGCATCTCCGAGATCGGCAACAACGGCGGTGATCTCTCGGGAACCGCGCTGATCGGCCTGGCCGCCGCCGCGGTCCTGCTGGTCTGCTACACCTTCCACGCCCTCCAGACGAAGATCACCCCGATCCTCGACCTGAGGCTGTTCAAGGTACGTTCCTTCACCGCTTCCTCGATGATGTTGTTCCTCTTCGGCGGATCGTTCTACGGCGCACTGTTCCTGCTCCCGCTCTACTACCAGCAGGCCCGAGGCGCCTCCGTCCTGCACGCGGGCCTGCTGCTGGCGCCGCTCGGATGTGGCATGGCCTTGGCCATGTCAAAGGTGGGCAAGCTCATCGACAGGACCGGAGCCGAACGCACCATCACCCTCACCGGCATGGTGCTGGCTGCCGGCGGGATTGTGCCCTTCGCTCTGGTGGGACCGCACACCAGCGCCCTTCTGCTCGGCGCGGCGACGTTCGTCACCGGCCTGGGGCTCGGCACGGTCACCCTGTCCGCCTTCACCAGCACCTACCGCGGACTCTCCCCGGCGCAGATCGCCCCCGCCACCAGCGCCAGCCGGATCCTCCAGCAAGTCGGCGGCACTCTCGGAACCGTCTTCCTCGCCGTTCTCCTCCAGCAGGCCGTCGGCACGGCTGCGACCCCCGACTCCGCCTTCGCTCACACCTTCACGTGGGCCCTGGCACTGACCTCGCTCGCTGTCGTCCCGGCTCTCCTGCTGCCGAAAGGCAAGCCCCAGCCTGCTACCTGA
- a CDS encoding aromatase/cyclase: MLRTGTHRTTHSIDIAAPAETVYAIIADAPAWPVRFAPTLHVERVEGAGESQTGQTAHEARERLRIWATANGEVKTWTSQRELDPHNARIRFQQEVSSPPVSSMGGEWIVTPGDVAGTVRLTLRHEFSAVDDDPAGIEWITKATDRNSGTELANIKTLAEGIGAADGLVFDFEDSTLVADADPETVYRFLHEAAAWPDRLPHVSRMRLTEDVENIQWMVMDTVTKDGSAHTTESVRICFPDSRRIVYKQLVTPPLMTTHIGEWTVVPTDKGARATSWHRVQLNEDAIVGVLGADATVHEAKEFIRRAVGGNSAATLALAKTFAEQHHG, from the coding sequence ATGCTGCGTACCGGAACCCACCGCACCACCCACTCGATCGACATCGCCGCGCCCGCCGAGACCGTCTACGCAATCATCGCGGACGCCCCCGCTTGGCCGGTCCGCTTCGCCCCCACGCTCCACGTTGAACGCGTCGAAGGAGCGGGGGAGTCCCAGACAGGACAGACCGCTCACGAGGCACGGGAACGGCTGCGTATCTGGGCCACCGCCAACGGCGAGGTCAAGACGTGGACTTCGCAGAGGGAGCTCGACCCGCACAACGCCCGAATCCGTTTCCAACAGGAGGTCTCCTCGCCCCCGGTCTCTTCGATGGGCGGCGAGTGGATCGTGACGCCCGGGGACGTTGCGGGCACCGTACGGCTCACCCTGCGACATGAGTTCAGTGCCGTCGACGACGATCCGGCCGGAATCGAGTGGATCACCAAGGCCACCGACCGCAACAGTGGCACCGAACTTGCGAACATCAAGACGCTCGCTGAAGGGATCGGCGCCGCCGACGGACTCGTCTTCGACTTCGAAGACTCCACCCTGGTGGCGGACGCCGACCCGGAGACGGTCTACCGCTTCTTGCACGAGGCCGCAGCCTGGCCGGACCGGCTGCCGCACGTCTCCCGCATGCGGTTGACCGAGGACGTGGAGAACATCCAGTGGATGGTGATGGACACCGTCACCAAGGACGGCTCGGCCCACACCACAGAATCGGTCCGCATCTGCTTCCCCGATTCCCGACGCATCGTCTACAAGCAACTGGTCACGCCCCCGCTGATGACCACCCACATCGGTGAGTGGACGGTGGTGCCGACGGACAAGGGTGCGCGGGCGACCTCCTGGCACCGGGTCCAGCTGAACGAAGACGCCATCGTTGGCGTACTCGGGGCCGACGCCACCGTGCACGAAGCGAAGGAGTTCATCCGCAGGGCGGTCGGCGGGAACAGCGCGGCGACCCTCGCCCTCGCCAAGACCTTCGCGGAACAGCACCATGGCTGA
- a CDS encoding TetR/AcrR family transcriptional regulator, which produces MSETSATTDTGRSPAKRRAILQAASKVFVREGYKGASVDSIAAAAGVAKQTVYGHFGNKEQLFLAVVEQARNSGGIGPERLATLIADTGDARTDLEAAGERLLRAITSPEQAALHRLTIAEAPLHPELQRSWRDDGATQAIAVVAAYLTACAARGELSMPDPARAARQFTILLSAEGQVRSLRGLHQLTDSELRDIARDTTDLIIRAYRP; this is translated from the coding sequence ATGTCAGAGACGAGCGCCACCACCGACACGGGCCGCTCGCCGGCCAAGCGCCGAGCAATCCTCCAAGCGGCGAGCAAAGTGTTCGTGCGCGAGGGCTACAAGGGTGCGAGCGTGGATTCGATCGCCGCTGCGGCCGGGGTGGCCAAGCAGACGGTCTACGGCCACTTCGGCAACAAGGAACAGCTCTTCCTCGCCGTGGTCGAACAGGCCCGCAACTCCGGCGGTATCGGTCCGGAACGCCTGGCCACGCTCATCGCGGACACCGGTGACGCGCGCACGGACCTGGAGGCCGCGGGTGAACGCCTACTGCGGGCCATCACCTCGCCCGAGCAGGCCGCCCTGCACCGCCTGACGATTGCGGAGGCCCCGCTCCACCCCGAGCTGCAACGGTCCTGGCGGGACGACGGGGCCACCCAGGCGATCGCGGTGGTCGCCGCGTACCTGACTGCCTGCGCGGCACGGGGGGAGCTCAGCATGCCCGACCCGGCCCGCGCGGCACGCCAGTTCACGATCTTGCTCAGCGCGGAAGGGCAGGTGCGCTCACTGCGCGGCCTGCACCAGCTGACCGATTCCGAGCTCCGTGACATCGCCCGGGACACGACGGATCTCATCATCCGCGCCTACCGCCCGTAG
- a CDS encoding AMP-binding protein codes for MTPSPSDSVSDGIATGASLDTLAELLGPVQVGDLLRRAARSAPDRTAVRVPEGDISYAELAGLAVSYAAALRVLLDGPGAVVALTTALDRHFPPVFFGISLSGNTPALVNPLLKQDGLAHVLRISGAKCAVIPPALYERLSAVRDQLPALEHIVLTHRAPDSPADVPTLDDLAERLGTRPGLPEWDATSQPGTGPEEVACIQFTSGTTGAPKAVLLSHRNLVVNAAQSAQVHRVSESSVVFDYLPTFHLMHLTITVVVAGTLVLCEEPDPAEAMDVAERYRATHFYSLPVRLARLAVHPRLKELKGSALRAVLSGGSTLPPAAAAALSAHFGVPVVQGYGLQETSPSTHFNSLDAPRPRSSGQPVAGTQCRIVEVGSRTVCPVGEKGEIQVRGPQLMMGYLGRSLSEDTDAEGWFSTGDIGLMDNDGYLYVVDRIKDVFKRDNWLVSPTEIERVLLRHPAVADCAVVDRPHEFSGAVAYGFVVRDFGAALVDAADVAADVAADVAAEVNAQLPYYEHVEHIEFVDRIPRSPTGKVLRQELRARLAGASAPHEPSQPKEQVPMHHFVNRFTVTGDTEEFERLLDKITDYMAEQPGFRSYRLYRSVGAPNIYVETAEWADAAAHRAAVGGEGFRGPVAEIKKLAQAEPGPYALVTERKTDAAA; via the coding sequence ATGACACCCTCCCCGTCGGATTCCGTGTCGGACGGCATCGCGACCGGTGCTTCGCTGGACACCCTGGCGGAGCTACTCGGCCCGGTGCAGGTCGGTGACCTGCTGCGGCGCGCCGCGCGCTCCGCCCCCGACCGCACCGCCGTACGCGTCCCCGAAGGGGACATCAGCTACGCAGAGCTGGCAGGTCTCGCCGTCAGCTATGCCGCCGCCCTGCGCGTGCTCCTGGACGGCCCGGGGGCGGTGGTGGCGCTGACCACAGCGCTCGACCGGCACTTCCCGCCGGTCTTCTTCGGCATCTCTCTGTCCGGGAACACCCCCGCTCTGGTCAACCCGCTGCTCAAGCAGGATGGGCTGGCGCATGTCCTTCGCATCAGCGGGGCGAAGTGCGCGGTGATTCCGCCCGCGCTGTACGAGCGGCTCAGTGCTGTTCGCGACCAACTGCCCGCGCTGGAGCACATCGTCCTGACCCACCGCGCCCCCGACTCTCCCGCCGACGTGCCGACCCTCGACGACCTGGCCGAGCGGCTGGGCACACGGCCCGGGCTCCCGGAATGGGACGCGACCTCGCAGCCGGGCACGGGCCCCGAGGAGGTGGCATGCATCCAGTTCACCAGTGGAACCACGGGGGCGCCCAAAGCGGTGCTGCTCAGCCATCGCAATCTCGTGGTCAACGCCGCGCAGTCCGCACAGGTGCACAGGGTGAGCGAGTCGTCGGTGGTCTTCGACTATTTGCCGACGTTCCACCTGATGCACCTGACCATTACGGTCGTGGTGGCGGGCACCCTCGTCCTGTGCGAGGAGCCCGACCCGGCTGAGGCAATGGACGTGGCTGAACGCTACCGGGCCACGCACTTTTACAGCTTGCCGGTGCGGCTGGCTCGGCTGGCCGTGCACCCCCGGTTGAAGGAGCTGAAGGGGTCCGCCCTGCGGGCCGTGCTCTCCGGCGGCTCGACGCTGCCGCCCGCAGCGGCCGCCGCGCTCAGCGCGCACTTCGGCGTCCCGGTGGTCCAGGGGTACGGGCTGCAAGAGACCTCGCCCTCCACTCACTTCAACAGCCTGGACGCCCCGCGGCCCCGTTCGTCAGGCCAGCCGGTGGCCGGTACCCAGTGCCGGATCGTGGAGGTCGGTTCTCGCACCGTGTGCCCGGTCGGCGAGAAGGGTGAGATTCAGGTCCGCGGACCCCAGTTGATGATGGGGTACCTGGGACGGAGCCTTTCAGAGGACACCGATGCCGAGGGGTGGTTCTCCACGGGCGACATCGGGCTGATGGACAACGACGGTTACCTCTACGTCGTCGACCGGATCAAGGACGTCTTCAAGCGCGACAACTGGCTGGTGTCACCGACGGAGATCGAGCGGGTCCTGTTGCGGCACCCCGCGGTCGCCGACTGCGCCGTTGTCGACCGTCCCCACGAGTTCAGCGGCGCCGTGGCGTACGGATTCGTGGTGCGGGATTTCGGCGCCGCTCTCGTCGATGCGGCCGACGTGGCAGCCGACGTGGCGGCCGACGTGGCGGCCGAAGTCAATGCCCAACTCCCCTATTACGAGCACGTCGAGCACATCGAGTTCGTCGACCGCATTCCCCGCTCGCCCACCGGCAAGGTGCTGCGCCAGGAACTCCGCGCCCGACTCGCGGGCGCCTCAGCCCCCCATGAACCGTCCCAACCCAAGGAGCAGGTCCCCATGCATCACTTCGTCAACCGCTTCACCGTCACCGGCGACACGGAGGAGTTCGAGCGTCTGCTCGACAAAATCACCGACTACATGGCCGAGCAGCCCGGGTTCCGCTCGTACCGCCTCTACCGGTCTGTCGGGGCCCCCAACATCTATGTGGAGACCGCCGAGTGGGCGGATGCCGCCGCGCACAGGGCTGCGGTCGGCGGAGAGGGCTTTCGCGGCCCGGTTGCGGAGATCAAGAAGCTGGCGCAAGCCGAGCCGGGCCCGTACGCCCTCGTCACCGAGCGGAAGACGGACGCGGCCGCGTAG
- a CDS encoding response regulator transcription factor, translating to MTARDIKVLLVDHQALFRESLGVTLNGEFDMQVVGCVGFGAEAVSIAESVEPHVIILDADRPEEVMEAFALLRDASSDSRFLVLSSQDHPALLQELLQCGISGFLAKAVTVLELVSAIRAVIARDGCVVLSVARSSITRLGRTEGGGELSEREEDVIKRISDGLTNSQIASRLSISEGTVKRHVHSIFGKLGAVSRIDAVNKYSRLHLSATRS from the coding sequence ATGACCGCGCGGGACATCAAAGTCTTACTCGTCGATCATCAAGCATTGTTTCGCGAGTCACTCGGCGTGACGTTGAACGGTGAATTTGATATGCAGGTCGTCGGCTGCGTCGGTTTCGGTGCCGAGGCCGTGAGCATCGCGGAGAGCGTGGAGCCACACGTAATAATCCTGGACGCGGACCGTCCAGAAGAAGTGATGGAAGCATTTGCGCTACTCCGGGACGCCTCCAGCGATTCTCGCTTCCTGGTGCTCAGCTCGCAGGACCACCCGGCGCTTCTCCAAGAATTACTACAGTGCGGCATAAGCGGCTTTCTAGCAAAGGCGGTTACCGTTCTTGAGCTTGTCTCTGCTATTCGAGCCGTCATTGCGCGTGATGGCTGCGTGGTTCTTTCCGTAGCCCGTTCCAGCATTACCCGACTCGGTCGGACCGAAGGTGGCGGCGAGCTTTCTGAACGCGAGGAGGATGTCATCAAGCGCATCTCGGACGGTCTCACCAACAGTCAGATAGCCAGTCGTCTATCCATTTCTGAAGGGACCGTGAAACGGCACGTACACAGCATTTTCGGCAAGCTGGGTGCGGTCTCCCGGATCGACGCAGTCAATAAGTACAGCCGGTTGCACTTGTCGGCGACCAGATCCTGA
- a CDS encoding ABC transporter permease yields the protein MISNALVLARRFLARTLSRPQTLIGIALTPVALTLLFAAVLGDTVSLPGGIDYHDYLVPGMFAMTVASAATGTAVAVNSDMTNGIIDRFRSLPMSGAGVLVGQSLAALLTTAVAAALLAVTGTAIGWRVHAGAPHVAAAFGLILLFAYALNWGMSCLGMLFRSAEGLQQFGLLLTFGSTLLSSAFVPTANMPSALKTVAHWNPLNVLTVAVRNQLGAPHPADAAPAWPMQHPEAATMICSLAMLAVFAPLAVRLYRTRRH from the coding sequence ATGATCAGCAACGCTCTCGTCCTCGCGCGCCGGTTCCTGGCCCGTACGCTCAGTCGGCCGCAGACGCTCATCGGCATCGCCCTCACCCCGGTCGCCCTCACCCTGCTGTTCGCGGCTGTCCTGGGCGACACGGTCAGCCTGCCAGGGGGCATCGACTATCACGACTACCTGGTGCCCGGCATGTTCGCCATGACCGTGGCCTCGGCGGCCACGGGCACAGCGGTTGCCGTCAACAGCGACATGACCAACGGCATCATCGACCGCTTCCGGTCACTACCCATGTCGGGGGCCGGTGTGCTTGTCGGGCAGAGCCTGGCCGCCCTGCTCACCACAGCGGTCGCCGCCGCTCTGCTGGCAGTCACCGGAACGGCCATCGGATGGCGCGTCCACGCCGGTGCCCCTCACGTCGCGGCCGCATTCGGCCTGATCCTACTGTTCGCGTACGCGCTCAACTGGGGGATGTCCTGTCTCGGCATGCTGTTCCGCAGCGCCGAGGGGCTGCAGCAGTTCGGACTCCTCCTGACGTTCGGATCGACCCTCCTGTCCAGCGCGTTCGTCCCCACTGCCAACATGCCGTCCGCATTGAAGACGGTGGCGCACTGGAATCCCCTCAACGTACTGACCGTGGCGGTCCGCAATCAGCTCGGCGCCCCTCACCCGGCCGACGCGGCCCCGGCATGGCCCATGCAACACCCCGAGGCCGCAACCATGATCTGTTCGCTGGCGATGCTCGCCGTCTTCGCTCCGCTCGCCGTACGCCTCTACCGCACCCGCAGGCATTAA
- a CDS encoding nuclear transport factor 2 family protein: MQLSEPLVDSAQGSVLYQEVLHFYARQMRHLDEGRVTEWAETFTENGVFAANAHPLPQTGRAAIEQGAAEAVQRLAEQGVQRRHWLGMLQVTPNVDGSVTALSYAQVLATAQGGRTALELSCSCEDLLVREGDRLLVRRRQVYRDDLPRP, encoded by the coding sequence ATGCAGTTGTCGGAACCGCTCGTGGACAGCGCTCAAGGGAGTGTGCTGTACCAGGAAGTCCTGCACTTCTACGCCCGACAGATGCGCCACCTCGATGAGGGGAGGGTCACCGAGTGGGCTGAAACCTTCACCGAGAACGGCGTGTTCGCCGCCAACGCCCACCCGCTCCCGCAGACGGGCCGTGCGGCCATCGAGCAGGGGGCGGCGGAGGCCGTCCAGCGGCTGGCGGAGCAGGGAGTCCAGCGCCGGCACTGGCTCGGCATGCTGCAGGTGACGCCGAACGTCGACGGATCGGTCACGGCACTCTCCTACGCCCAGGTGCTCGCCACCGCGCAAGGTGGCCGGACCGCGCTGGAACTCAGCTGTTCCTGCGAAGACCTGCTGGTGCGTGAAGGTGACCGGCTGCTGGTGCGTAGGCGCCAGGTGTATCGCGACGACCTTCCCCGACCGTGA
- a CDS encoding ATP-binding cassette domain-containing protein, with product MSDATRQDIAISVEGLTKRFGRTQALRGVSFTADTGSVVGVLGPGGAGKTTTLRVLATLLKPDSGRVAVGGYDVCRAAPAVRRAIGFAGQREALDEFLGGRENLTMIGRLSGMGRTAARNRADELLGEFGLTAEAERPVKSYSSAARRRLDLAACLVARPRILLLDEPTAGFDPRSQHAMWDAVKELVAEGTTLVLATQHLEEADRLADRLVILDRGRVVADGTPARLKAAAGPGRLEVCVSSGGDLPTAAFVLGDFTTGPATIDSVTRRILVHVDERPQLATDVVLSMQAAGISLDDCALRRPSLDEAFLALTAEHRNPTARDGAAAVIH from the coding sequence ATGTCTGATGCAACCCGGCAGGACATTGCCATCAGTGTCGAAGGACTGACCAAGCGCTTCGGTAGAACGCAGGCGCTGCGAGGCGTGAGCTTCACAGCGGATACCGGCAGCGTGGTGGGGGTACTCGGCCCCGGTGGAGCTGGAAAGACGACCACGCTGCGAGTTCTGGCCACCCTCCTGAAGCCGGACAGCGGCCGGGTCGCCGTCGGCGGCTACGACGTGTGCCGTGCTGCACCGGCGGTGCGCAGGGCCATCGGGTTCGCCGGGCAGCGGGAGGCCCTGGATGAGTTTCTGGGCGGCCGGGAGAACCTGACCATGATCGGCAGGCTTTCCGGGATGGGGCGTACGGCGGCGAGGAACCGGGCCGATGAGCTCCTCGGGGAATTCGGCCTGACGGCCGAGGCCGAACGGCCGGTGAAGTCGTACTCGAGTGCTGCACGGCGTCGGCTGGACCTGGCCGCCTGCCTGGTCGCCCGCCCCCGGATCCTGCTTCTCGACGAGCCGACCGCTGGTTTCGACCCCCGCAGCCAGCACGCCATGTGGGACGCAGTGAAGGAACTGGTGGCCGAGGGCACGACCCTCGTTCTGGCTACGCAACACCTGGAAGAGGCCGACCGACTCGCCGACCGCCTTGTGATCCTCGACCGGGGCCGCGTCGTCGCTGACGGCACTCCGGCCCGCCTGAAGGCCGCGGCCGGCCCCGGCCGACTGGAGGTGTGCGTCTCGTCGGGTGGCGACCTGCCCACCGCGGCGTTCGTGCTCGGTGACTTCACCACCGGGCCGGCCACCATCGACTCGGTGACCCGCCGCATTCTCGTCCACGTGGACGAACGGCCCCAACTGGCCACGGACGTCGTGCTGTCGATGCAGGCAGCCGGTATCAGCCTGGACGACTGTGCGCTACGCCGACCCTCCCTCGACGAGGCCTTCCTCGCCCTCACCGCTGAGCACAGGAATCCGACGGCGCGCGACGGTGCCGCGGCTGTCATCCACTGA
- a CDS encoding acyltransferase domain-containing protein, producing MSSAGTSARSTAPSAAVAPPRPVALLLPGQGSQHPSMARGLYGHEPVFTAVMDEFFMLMEHEGKELREDWLSEEPRVALDDASRAQPLVFAIGYAVGRTLLDRGIVPCAVLGHSVGELAAAALAGVFGLADAARIMSARSSAMATTAPGGMLAVAAGPEELAPLLPAGPDGRPGAVAVGAVNAPAQTVLSGLEADLSAVEQVLREAGVMWRRVPALQAFHCPAVAGAADAFEVALRETPLQRPSIRLWSTRTGLPVRGPEATDPAFWAQQLAAPVLFWPALDHLLRHGDFTLVETGPSQGLSMLARRHPQVRARRSDVVPLLPPRAGAELEFFGAAVSRLGA from the coding sequence GTGTCATCAGCCGGTACGTCCGCGCGTTCCACCGCCCCCTCGGCAGCAGTGGCCCCGCCTCGGCCCGTCGCGCTGCTGCTGCCCGGCCAGGGCTCCCAGCACCCCAGCATGGCGCGGGGGTTGTACGGACACGAGCCGGTGTTCACGGCCGTCATGGACGAGTTCTTCATGTTGATGGAGCATGAGGGCAAGGAGCTGCGCGAGGACTGGCTGAGCGAGGAGCCGCGAGTTGCGTTGGACGACGCCTCGCGCGCCCAGCCGCTTGTGTTCGCCATCGGGTACGCCGTGGGCCGCACTCTGCTGGACCGGGGCATCGTGCCCTGCGCCGTGCTCGGGCACAGCGTCGGAGAGCTCGCGGCGGCGGCGCTGGCCGGTGTGTTCGGCCTCGCCGACGCCGCGAGGATCATGTCGGCGAGGTCGTCCGCGATGGCCACCACCGCGCCCGGCGGCATGCTGGCGGTGGCGGCAGGGCCGGAGGAGCTGGCCCCTCTGCTGCCTGCCGGGCCGGACGGGCGCCCGGGTGCGGTGGCCGTCGGGGCGGTCAACGCACCGGCACAGACCGTGCTGAGTGGTCTGGAGGCCGATCTGTCGGCAGTCGAACAGGTGTTGAGGGAAGCCGGGGTCATGTGGCGCAGAGTGCCCGCCCTGCAAGCCTTCCATTGCCCGGCGGTCGCGGGGGCCGCCGATGCCTTCGAGGTGGCACTGCGCGAGACGCCGCTGCAGCGCCCCTCGATCCGGCTGTGGTCGACGAGGACGGGCCTGCCGGTGCGGGGCCCCGAGGCTACCGATCCCGCTTTCTGGGCGCAGCAGCTGGCCGCGCCGGTGCTGTTCTGGCCTGCGCTGGACCACCTTCTGCGGCACGGGGACTTCACGCTCGTGGAGACTGGGCCTAGCCAGGGGCTGTCGATGCTGGCACGTCGGCATCCGCAGGTGCGGGCGCGACGCAGTGACGTCGTTCCCCTGCTGCCGCCCCGTGCCGGCGCAGAGCTGGAGTTCTTCGGCGCCGCAGTGTCCCGTCTGGGCGCCTGA